The segment TAGAAATAGAAGGAATAGTTGAAAGGTCATTAAATGGTAGAATAAAAATAATGGATATGGATGAAAATAGAATTAGAGAGATGGCTAAAATAAGAATGGCATTAGAGGATATCATTCTAGAGAATGTAGGCAGAAGTAAAAATTTAAAAGAAGCAATTAAGGAATTAAAAGAAAATTTAAAACTTACAAAGTTTCAAATCTCTTCTGAAAATTGGAGAGAGGCAAGAAAATTATTTGTAGAATATAATGATATTTTATATAAATACTCTGAGTTAGAATTCACAATAAAAATTTTAAATTCATATACTTTTATATTGTCTAAGCTTAGAAAAAAAGCTTTAACAGAAAATGAAAGAGTTAAAGAAGCTTATGAAGAGCATGTTACAATGGTAAAATTTCTTGAAGAAGGAAAAATAAAACAGG is part of the Fusobacterium sp. JB019 genome and harbors:
- a CDS encoding GntR family transcriptional regulator — encoded protein: MLKGRKNISDYIYDTIKEEFISGELEFGDKIVETEYCKKLNVSRTPLREAIKKLEIEGIVERSLNGRIKIMDMDENRIREMAKIRMALEDIILENVGRSKNLKEAIKELKENLKLTKFQISSENWREARKLFVEYNDILYKYSELEFTIKILNSYTFILSKLRKKALTENERVKEAYEEHVTMVKFLEEGKIKQAKDLNRKHLFSSKTAIIKYFNNKK